The genomic region AAGATCAGATTTATGATCCCATATCATTTATAAAATCCAATATCCAAATCATCCTCCAATAGATGAACATGTAGTTGCATAAGCATACATGAGATTAATTAGAAAGACATATTTTAAGAACACTGGAGCTTTCACTTTTctaaacagaagagaaataggAGTGAAGTTGAGATATGCAGttgacagagaaataaaaataaagcaaaataaagcctttaaaaagacTGATGCTGATGGCACACCATCACCCTTGGTCAGGGGTACTGTAATTGTGTTCTACGGTGGTAGAACACAGGTGGTAGGTGGTAGCTGCACCTGTGGTGAGAACAGCATAACTGTATACACtcgttgaatcactatgttgtacagctattaatgcaacattgtgtgtcGGCtgtaatcaattttttaaaatgaaaaataagaaagaaaaagaaactaatgacGTTTGCTCCCATAATTTGAGGATGTGAATAATTCACATGAgtctcaaaatgaaaatgaaaaataaattgtgtttccTAGATTACAGTTGTAGATACATCCTATTTGAAAAGTCTTTCGATACAGCAAAAGTCACTGTAGGATTTTGACTTTGAAAAGCACATTGCATTTTCAcaggattattttttatattatttttattaatttaaatcttAGTTAACttacaatgcaatattggtttcaggagcagaattcagtgattcatcacttacataccaaaccctgtgctcatcacaagtgctcattttaatacccatcacctatctagcccCTCTTCCACCcaccagcaacccttagtttgttttctatcactaagaatctcttgtggtttgtttcccctcttctctttttcctccacttTCCATGTGctctactgttttatttcttcaattccaTAAAAgcgtgaagtcatatggtatttgtctttatctggttggcttattttcttaacatgatacattctagctccatccacatcattgcaaatggcaagatttcactctttttaatggctgggtaatattccaatatatatatatatatatatatatatatatgcgccacatcttgtttatccattcatcagtcaatggacatttgagctctctccatagtttagcTACTGTTGACAACGCTGCTATAATTATTGGAGTGCatatacccctttgaatcagcatttttgtatcctttagggaAATACCTAACAGTACAAATGTAGGCTCATAGGGTAGTGCTCTTCTTAGTTTTTTGTGGACCCTACATACTGTCCTGCAGAGTacctgcaacagtttgcattcccactaacagggTAAgggagttcccctttctctgcaaccttacaaacacctgttgtttcctgtgtcgttaattttggccattctgataggtgtgaaaTGGTgtcccattgtggttttggtttgtatttccctgatgatgagtgaaatTGAGActgtttttatgtgtctgttagctgtctgaatgtcttctttggaaaagtgtctgttcatgtctcccttccatttcttaactgggttgttgtTTTGAGGGGTGTTAggcttgataagttctttatagattttggatactaacccttgtGCCCTCCATGGGTCCAATAAGCTCACTCAGAAGTTATTATTGGCTTCGTCCACATGATTGTTAGATAGATACCTCCCAAACCATACTATCAAATGGATTGATGTTAACTTATCATGACTTGTATGATGGCatcataatgataataatgctACAGTAACTTGAAAAAAGAATCTCCTTgcttttatagagaaagaaaatcatttttttctccaaccTGCCTGCTTGTCTGTCCTAAGAGGATCTTTTAAGAACAAGGAAGAAAGGATTGGAGAAGTTCCCAGAGGGTAAAATCCCTTAGGCTCTGGAGTTATAACTACACCCAGATATTTCAGGAACTAACCAGAACTCCGATATCAGTGGACCCCAGCTTCACATCCTCTGTAAGTGAGTCTGGGTATAGAGGGTGCCTGAGAAGCAGCTATACCAAGATTAGCCAGAGCACTGGGGATGGGAAGAGGAGACACCTTTCTCTTCCATCAGATCAGTGCTCCTTTCCATTCTGGAGTCAGTACTGCTGAAGTAATCTGAAAACAGGGTAGTAGAGACTGAACCCTGTCTTACATCAGGAAGCACAAATGAGAACCTGTGCGAAGGGACTTTCCCTTCTGCCGCCTCTTGCCTTTTTGGGTCTTTTGCTGGGTGGTACCAGAGAGGCAAATACGCAGGACTTTGTCCACAGGAGATGAATGGGAATGGGAGCCTGGAAAGAGCATTATCTGCAGCTTAGTTTAGATGATTTGGAGTTATCAACTGTACATATTGAAACACAGGGACTTTAGGGCAAAATATCTGCCTACAAATGCTTGAATCATGGTGGAGGAATTAAATTAAATCTAGCTAACATTAGAGGTTGAAGACAGAGACCACAATTGGGGATCAGAGGGAGTAATAAAGTAATTCATCAGATTAAGCTCAATCTAAAGAATTTCTACAAGCTatgctgtaaaaacaaaaaattatgccCAGAAGATAACTGAGGTACCTGTCACTGGTTGCACTCAATAATTTCGTAAACAATATTTGGGAGAAATGGTTCAAGTTCTGTCTGAGTTTCTGGAGTTATGTGGTCCTGacaatactactactactactaataataataataataataataataaacagtacTATCGGATacaacataaaagaaaactaagaagaaaATTGCACTCAGAGCAGTGAAACCAGGAATCAAAATAGTAAGtgcaaggaaaaaagagattCCAGATTTCTGGAAAAGTGCCTGAGGATTTTATGGGCATGTGCatggagatgagagagagaaacctaaaaacatataaaacaaaatgccAGATAAGATGTATTTCTACATCACTTTGGTGACACAGGAAACAGATGTATTCATATAGTCACTGGCTTTAGACCTaacttccatttcttccacatccaAACCCTACTAATTAAACTGTGAAAATATACACAATATCAATGAAATTCAATTTACccatttcaaaagataaattgTTAAAATGGTCAACTTAACCTACGTACTTCAGAATGTTATGAGTCACAcatgaaatatgtttaaaattcatCTCCAAATTGCCAGTCATTACTAACTTATTCTattagcaagagaaaaagaattggAAAGCCATCTAAATCTCTTCTACTTATCATGTGAGAGCCATGCCTGGCAGGTGCCAGCTGCACAAACCCTTGCTTAGGAAAGCAGAGGATCAAAGAGAATAGGAGGAACCCTGGAAGGGAATGCCCTATTCCCCCTCTGAGAGTAAGTCCCAGACACTAACAGGGTCTCCTGATGCAGAGAATCTAACAGCAGCCAGGTGAGCAAGACTGGAACTGCCACTGGGGAACAGAAAATCCTAACtggaacaaaaaaaaccctatttgaaccaccccaagaaaaaaattactcaagGTATGAAAATATCATTCATCTTTGAGTTCACAGTTTTATTGTAACTTCCCTCATTGCCACCCTGTCCCCATTCCAACACTATTTCTCCTCCATCAGATTCAGTTATCAAAAACATTCATTGTATCATGCAtgaagctgttttcttttttatagaattGATGGGGTAAACACGTTATCATACAATTTTTCATGAGATCCAGAGGAATCCTAGAAAATGCTCCAACCCAACTGTATTAAGCAGGAAGATCAGTGTAATACAGTAGTGGGTGGTTAAGGTTGTGATATATAAATTCCCTTTTTGGTAATGTGATATTATAACATATCTCATTACATGCTAAATAACTCGAAAGGGATGAAGTCCTAGGATATTTCAGTACAGTTAGACGAAATGGTAAAAGTTCCCAAATTAATATGCAATTTATGTTGTATAGTGAGCCTAAAGAGTAATAAACAGGGAAGTACTTAAAACCTCTAATGAAAAAGTGTTTCTAAACCCATAAAGTAATGGTTTAACAGAGGCCTTGGTGCATGTAGACAGATTAGCTACAATGGACGGAGAGATTTGAAGTACCCCACAAAGACCTGATCCTTACCTTTGACCAGACTACAGCCATCTTTCAAATCTCTTTCACAATTCAGGGGGACAACCATATTGGAATCCTTCACCCTTAATGTAAAGGAGAGAAGCACCTCactatatttacattgtttcaaCAGCCAATGTCCCTTGTACCTTGTCCCATATCAGAGTTACTCAGCCTCTCCTTCACTCTCCTAATAGTTTGTCAAGACCTGTCATTTGTTCTTATTATTACTCATTGCCCCCTGAATGGTTTCCTTTTACCTCCTGAGAGTAAGGACAGTGTCTTTTTCAATGTTGTGATCCTAGCACCTAACAGAATGCCAGGGGAGGATGTTAAGTGATAAGAGAACATGGCAACATTGAATTGTGCTTGGAAACAGAGAAATGTGTACCTGATCATTATActgaagatggaaaaataaaattaaaatgggatGCAAATCTTTAAAGTTAAGACTTCATCACACTATTGCAACCAGAATAGATTTTCACCTTTTCTGATAGCAGGTATGGGTCTCACATACCTATGtgaaatttctccttttccttttaagtttctttctttccaaagttAAGAATCCTACAAATGTGAATGTGTATAGAGGAGGAAAAATTTGACTATTTGGCAAGATCCTCACCTACCTCATTAAATGACTGTTTACAGATTATGAAGATTAAGTACTTTATCTGCAGGGCATCATTGTTTAAATCTGTAATTAATGCAAACTACAGCTGCAAACTCAGAACAGGAGTGGCAGGGAGAGCTAGGGACACTTATCTGAATCCCAATTTTGCCAGGCTGTACTACTTGCCTGCATATATTATTACACTTCAGTTATCATGTGGTAGTCTATAtgataattaaagaataaaacacaaaaggaagacTTATAAGAACAATTTGGGACACAACAGTCCAAAAGTAGTTTTCTAGgcaattctctccttctctttagTTTCTGCAAAGAAATAACATGTTTGAACAAATCAAACATGTCTAAACAAACCATATATCCTCAGTCCTCTATACTGCTTAAATTGTTAGGATTATCCCAGTAGCATGGCACAAAGGACAAACAGATGAATTCACATGACTCTGGATGACTTGCTAGGACTCAAGCATATCACCTAGGTGAAGCAAATTGTTCTAAATCCATGTGTCATGTGTCACTAGCTAATTTTTATCCTAATTTTACAGACCACTACAAGAAAGCTGTAGAAATATATGACAAACTATGACATCACACCAAAATGGCACCATCTCCTCTGAGGTTTCAGACTTCCTCCTGAATTGTTTTGTCAGGTCCCACACCTGGCAGCTCTGGTTGTCCCTGCCActcagtctcctcctcttcctggccaTGGTGGCCAATAGTGTTCTCCTGATCACCATATGGGTGGAAGCCTCTCTGCATGAGCCCATGTACTATCTACTCAGCATCCTCTCCCTGCTGGACATCATACTCAGTCTCACTGTCATTCCCAAGGTCCTAGCTATCATCTGGTTTGACCTCAAGTCCATCAGTTTCTATGCCTGCTTCCTCCAGATGTTCATCATGAATGGCTTCTTTGCCATGGAGTCCTGTACATTCATGGTCATGGCCTATGACCGTTATGTGGCTATCTGTCACCCACTGAGGTACCCATCCATCATCACTGACCAATTTGTAGTCAAGGCTGCTGTCTTTATTTTGGCCAGGAGTAGTATTGTTACAATGCCTATCCCCATTCTCTCATGCCGACTCCATTATTGTGGGAGAAAGGTCATTGAGAACTGCATCTGCACCAATATGTCTGTCTCCAGGCTCTCCTGTGATGATGTCACCATCAATCGCCTCTACCAGTTTGCTGGAGGCTGGACACTGCTAGGATCTGACCTCATCCTCATCTTCCTCTCCTACACCCTCATACTGCGAGCTGTGCTGAGACTCAAGACAGAGGGTGCTGTGGCCAAGGCCCTGAGCACATGTGGCTCCCACTTCATCCTTATCCTCTTCTTCAGCACCATCCTTCTGGTCTTCGTGCTCACTCTTGTGGTGAAGAAGAAAGTCTCCCCTGATGTGCCAATCTTGCTCAACATCCTCCACCATGTTATCTTCTCAGCCCTCAACCCCATTGTGTATGGGGTGCAAACCCAGGAGATCAAGCAAGGAATCCAGAGATTATTAAAGAAAGGGTGCTAATAAGGACAACAGGATCTCTGCATTCCTGAGTTTTGAATCAATAATGGGTGAGGGGGTTGAAATTCACATCCACGAGTTGCAATCTCAAAGTGGGTAAATTGGATAACGTGTCTTCTTTAATAAAACTTAAGTTtcattgtaatttcttttttttctcacttctccCTTAGAACTATCATTGACCCCTTTtgattttcccccaaaatatccTATTTTGACAAAATACTGGGAATCCTTGGGGGACAGGTTCTGAAGTGAGAAATTTATGTTCCTGAGTATACAGCTGTTAATATGTCATGCCTCTGGAGTTGAATATACAACTGTGGACATTTTGGCTTACAGTTGTATAATATGTAAttcattcttattcttatttccaCAGAAGGGAGCATATTAAAGACAAAGACATAGGCGTGAAATTTCAGTCCTGAATGATGGATCATTACTGCTGATCCTAATTGGGTCTCCATTTGGGTGGTGATTCAAAATGAGGTTTGTAAGAGGACAGAGTTTTTGGATGGATTTGTCACTTGTGCAACAATTAGCAATGTATTTGATTAGATTTGAGATACTCATAAATTTTCCTCCCCAAAGGGTTTGTGCTTTGGACGTTTATCTTTTGGATTCAGGATGTCAAAATTTATGGTATCAAAATACAGTTCCTCTGATGAGTTAAAGATTGCAAGAattgggcgcttgggtggctcagtcagttaagcatctgattcagtctcaggtagtgatctcatggttcgtgagttccagttccacatcaggtgagcttgagccccgcttcaggtgagctctGGTTATCACtctttccctcttgctctctctgcccctcactcacttgcatacgctctctctctcaaataaaataaaaactaagaaaaaaaagtttgcaagTGTTCTTATGTATCATCctgtaataattatttaaatatgaaaaatataatatctgaaCATTGTTTTCATATTAACTGTACAGTTTCTAAGCACTAGATAGAGACTTAAGGTTTGAATTGTAAGTCTTGCacaactaccaaaaaaaaagggTCTTTGGGAACAAATTAGGTGTTCTCGTTGTGTTTCATGGTATATACTCATTGGCTACCCCTGAGAATAGTGAACAATTTGTTTTAGAATatccttgctttttaaattttttttagagacagagagagacagagcatgagcaggggaggggcagagagagagggagacacagaatccgaagcaggctccaggcaccgagctgtcagcacagagcctgatgcatggcttgaactcacggagtgtgagatcatgacctgagctgaagtcggatgattaaccgactgagccacccaggcaccccagaatatcCTTTCTAAATATGAGCTTTTGTGCCTCAATAACAACTTATCAGTGTGTTTCCTTGTTTAGACCATGGAAGGAAAATCTCTTAACAGTCTAAATCAATACTCTCCCCAAACCTGGGTCTTTCAGCCTTAACTGAGCACCTGGATTCATCCTTAGACTACTTAAGCTTTCACTCAGCACAACtctgtctgtttcttcatcttctccATCTCACAGTGAAGAATAATAAATTGGtgtttcattcctctgcttctggaTATCACTATGAGctactatttgaaaaataaacctgtacacacataattaagaaataatagttaagagaagcctgggtggctcagttggttaagcatctgactcttgatttaagttcaagtcatgaactcacggtttgagGGACTGAGCCTCCCATATGGCTCTGCATtgagaagtctgcttgggattctccctttccttttctctctctgtccctcctctcctcatatgctctctctctctctctctctctcactctctctctctctcattctcaacaaataaataaataaatacaataccaTAGAATACTTAGAAGTACATAACCAACATTCTATTTAGGAATAAtatgtttctcaaaagtaaaaaaaaaaagtcaagatccAGTTAGGTTCATACCATAAATAACCTCTTGCTTTGTCACTTGAAAAAGAACTCCCCAAAATCCCATTCTCTTGCACatttaaactttaataaaatgacATGGTTTAAAATGTGAATAACTGGATAGCAACAGGAAGGTCTTATGAATATGAAGATATAATGTGCTAAAGTAAATTTATCCTACTATCTCTAAGGAGCTAATGAAAATCTACTAGCTCAAACACTATCATATATTAACATCTTCTCATCAAGGAACTAAAAACTTTCAGGACTAATCTCTACTAGGGTCACATTGTATAACAAACCCAGAGCTCTCCAATTAGCTGTTAGAAAACTTGAACATTGAATGCATGAAAAAGGCTACACCAGGGGATTTAAAGCATATACCACCCAAGACTGAGAAAATTTGGCATAAGCCATGTCTTCCAAAGTAGACTAGcaaaatctttatatttaaaacctatatttttgaaagttttgcaTTGTTGTGTTTATATGCAACTTATACACATTTATGGCTCACATCAAAGAAGTACTGACAGATCCATTTGATAAGTTGAACAGATTAACGATGGCTTTATCCCACTAAAATAATTGATACTAAAACAGTGCTGTCCAGGACAATGTGGGCCACatacttaattttaaacattttagtagccacattaatctataaaaagaaaataaacaaactgtaaaaagtaaaaatgatctTACGTATTTTGTTGAAACCAATATATCTAAAACATTATAACTTcaacacataataaatataaaagaatttaataataacatattttatattctttttaggTATTCCAGGTCTTTGAAATCCagtatgtattttacatttatggcATATTTCAGTCAGGACAACTGAGTTTCAggtgctcaacagccacatgcGACTAGTAGGTAATATATGGATCAGTTCAGCACTAGACATCCAGCttcaaaaggcaaatgaaaaatgggTAGGAGAGCAATTGAACTGAGGAAAAATGTATCCTTCTCGGAAAAGAATTAAAACGATATTGTTTCTTCTTGGCtgtgactttatttctttattttttttatgtttttccatatGGAGGAAAGGAAGCCAGTGTTTTAGAGGATGAATAATGATTTCCCTGTCTTAAAATCTTGCATTACATGAGTGCTTATGTCTTAAAGACCAGTGTGAGAAGGGTAAAGTAAGAGAAAGCCCATCTATTGCTTTTTACAATACACAGTCCTCAAATCCTGGAGCAACAGATTTGAAATACAACCATAtaaggccacctgggtggctcagttggttaagcgtcctcctcttgattctggctcaggtcatgatctcacagttcctggcatcaagccctgcatcaaacactgtgctgacagtgcagagcctgcttgcgactttctctctccctttccctctgccattctctctctttctctctctctctctttctaagaaagaaagaaagaaagaaagaaagaaagaaagaaagaagaaaagaaagaaaggaaggaagaaaaaaagaaagtcatatgTAAACCTTGGAAGTTAcagaagctaagaaaaaaatgtaaataaagactTTACTGATGATAAGACAGGAATATTAGTGCTAGGGGAAGCAACAGATGATAGTGTCAAAGGTTTATCAAAAGTTAGATGTTAATAATCATACTCTGTCATTCCTTAAACTACTCATAACACTATTTACAGGTACATACGTATGAGtattttaaattagttattttcaactctattattttaataaagtatattttatttgaaatgcttAATAGTGAAAATGGTATAATTATTCAGTAAAACATAGGAGTAGGAAAAACAGTCTCTTAAAACCTAATACCCATATCCACAAAATGTTACAGCTCAGATTTTGTTGTGAGACTTTtcagtttacttacttattaccCACAATTATACCCTTCCTTCAATGTGCAGAGAAAGTGAGACAAATATTTGGGGGCAGACACAGCTGACACCAGAAATTGTGCCAGAAGAACAATGCAGAGCACAACAGAGAAAGGTAATGGCCCTTTAGGCCAACAGTCAATATTATATTATCTGCAAAATATTCATTGATACCTAATATAGACATCTTTGTTATGGTGCTGGGGTTGCAGTAATGAGCAGGACAGTCAAGGTCCATGTTTATAAGTGCAAACGGTCTGTGCCTGGAGGAAGGAGAAGTCCaagaagcaaagggaaatgtCAATATGTAGGAAAGACATAGCCAAAGAGAAGCTAAGGTAGAGGTCTAAGTGGCAGTGGCCACTTGGCAAAGTCAGGACCCAAATACGGAATAGGATTTGAAGGACTAGGCAGAATATTGCATTAGGAACTTGAGTTTGAGCCAAGGAAGTAACACAATCCTATAAACCGAAGCTATAcaagcactctcaacaatagccaaattatggaaagagcctaaatatccatcaactgatgaatggataaagaaattgtggtttatatacacaatggagtactatgtgtcaatgagaaagaatgaaatgtggccctttgtagcaacgtggatggaactggagagtgttatgctaagtgaaataagccatacagagaaagacagataccatatgttttcactcttatgtggatcctgagaaacttaacagaaacccatggggaaggtgaaggaaaaaaaaaagaggttagagtgggagagagccaaagcataagagacttttaaaaactgagaacaaactgagggttgatggcgggtgggagggaggggaggaagggtgatgcgtattgaggagggcaccttttgggatgagcactgggtgttgtatggaaaccaatttgacaataaatttcaaaaaaaataaataaaatttaaaaaatggaaaaaaaaaaacccaaagctatACAGAGGAAATTGGGGCTGAAAAACAGGATTCCCTTCATCAGAACCAGGCACGATCCAGACAAAATGTATCATAGTACAGTCTAATAGAAATGATAACTCAATGCTAAGACCTCTACCTtccaaaatattattcaaataattatacTATGAACCCAGCATGCTTAGATTAGATGCCAC from Panthera uncia isolate 11264 chromosome D1, Puncia_PCG_1.0, whole genome shotgun sequence harbors:
- the LOC125913719 gene encoding olfactory receptor 56A3-like, giving the protein MTSHQNGTISSEVSDFLLNCFVRSHTWQLWLSLPLSLLLFLAMVANSVLLITIWVEASLHEPMYYLLSILSLLDIILSLTVIPKVLAIIWFDLKSISFYACFLQMFIMNGFFAMESCTFMVMAYDRYVAICHPLRYPSIITDQFVVKAAVFILARSSIVTMPIPILSCRLHYCGRKVIENCICTNMSVSRLSCDDVTINRLYQFAGGWTLLGSDLILIFLSYTLILRAVLRLKTEGAVAKALSTCGSHFILILFFSTILLVFVLTLVVKKKVSPDVPILLNILHHVIFSALNPIVYGVQTQEIKQGIQRLLKKGC